From a region of the Betta splendens chromosome 5, fBetSpl5.4, whole genome shotgun sequence genome:
- the cfap57 gene encoding cilia- and flagella-associated protein 57 translates to MSTLVAQGHFSFGLRTAVNNNLCFIDENTLVFPSGNNCVVYNSVQRCQRFIPGSERSRAMRALAISANRRFLAVCERGDTAAVTVLDLQHEQGRKRKVLTPGDSPALDLVCVAFSPDSKYLIGQTGDPDWTLVLWLWEKQKVLATVKSSSAHSPVTQVSFNPHNNTQLCVSGRGVFKLFRFADGALKPSSFSKVDSITFLCHAWVTEERVVAGTDTGRLLAFESGGLRREISIDSKAATDGCDGFVDRTSTASRITAVLSCSKGLLCSVAPGTVCLLEKTEEESYRRSREIQIPPDPFSNEVTAAENQEVDTMCISPAEETLAISTDQGQLYSVSLSVLDMHKEEQLHFEFLSQSFHSSSITGLSVCIRKPLVATCSLDHSVRVWNYETKVLELYKQFQEEAYSVALHPTGLFMLVGFSDKLRLINMVFDDFRTFKEFMLRSCRECAFSHGGHMFAAVNGNVIHIYSFTSFENILTLKAHSGKIRGLDWSLDDSRLVSCGMDGAVYEWNTQTGKRESESVLQSCSYTGVAYSSECKTILAVGSDLSLKEIQDCQVLREVAAEDVPNTVVAVSPSGRVIFTGTSSGTIRAIKYPLPVQREWLTYQAHCGPVTKMVVTFDDQYLLTVSEDGCLLVWRITDKDGRGLKSTKQIVHMEEILVTKSDLEEKTQNTLELKMHLEELQMENEYQLRLKDMNYNEKMKETMDKFSLQIESLKSSQQAMKAELEKQEQEHQEKFAETMVEHSKELQDLELTYSQKLIVEHERYLDLQQKCQGMQENYKKELQCAAESRNQALEELKQDYEAKLHEKTQLLAQCQQDAQQQMREFKAMIKQIEEDEERKLHDIQIKYEKKLHTEKEANTDLKGETGLMTQKVYSLQRQIDDRCTDINKLKQERQRLLGLVRSLESDIEDLKRQISGHEKTNQDKDRTIAGLKKKNQELEKLRFVLDFQKNDLEKQVEPQRDDISKKKERIHVLEEELVQLNKSNTQLKLSITELKLKLRARDKEMQKETQKVKNLETHLQRFKSDLHNCIGFIQDPKKLKDSLQMIYAHYVTQAVGVEKSGVDEDILKVFSDHRDHLERTVNTLKIRLTKSAEEHEEVYVRIMKENVSLITEINDLRKELRLLRTQLKEYKAQLATVKKTRPNSEEGPKKEL, encoded by the exons ATGTCTACGTTGGTGGCGCAGGGACATTTCTCCTTCGGTCTGCGAACAGCGGTGAACAACAACTTGTGTTTCATCGACGAAAACACGCTCGTTTTCCCAAGTGGGAACAACTGTGTGGTTTACAACAGCGTCCAGAGATGTCAGCGCTTTATTCCAG GCTCCGAGCGGAGCCGAGCCATGCGCGCTCTGGCCATCAGCGCCAACCGTCGGTTCCTGGCTGTGTGCGAGCGCGGGGACACGGCGGCGGTGACGGTGCTGGACCTGCAGCACGAGCagggcaggaagaggaaggttCTGACGCCGGGCGACTCGCCGGCTCTGGACTTGGTGTGTGTGGCGTTCTCCCCGGATTCCAAGTACCTGATCGGGCAGACGGGGGATCCGGACTGGACGCTGGTCCTGTGGCTGTGGGAGAAGCAGAAGGTGCTGGCGACGGTGAAGAGCAGCAGCGCACACAGCCCTGTGACTCAG GTCAGCTTCAACCCCCACAACAACACGCAGCTGTGCGTGAGTGGACGCGGCGTCTTCAAGCTGTTCCGCTTCGCCGACGGAGCGCTGAagcccagcagcttctccaaagTGGACTCCATCACCTTCCTGTGCCACGCGTGGGTGACGGAGGAGCGCGTGGTCGCCGGCACCGACACCGGGCGCCTGCTGGCGTTCGAGTCTGGAGGCCTGCGAAGGGAGATCAGCATAGATTCCAAGGCTGCAACGGACGGGTGTGACGG TTTTGTGGACAGAAcctccactgcctctcgcatcaCAGCCGTTCTGTCCTGCTCCAAGGGCCTGTTGTGCTCTGTGGCTCCAGGCACCGTGTGTCTTCtggagaagacagaggaggagagctaCAGAAGGAGCAGGGAGATTCAG ATTCCTCCAGATCCCTTCAGCAACGAGGTGACGGCGGCAGAAAACCAGGAGGTGGACACTATGTGCATCAGCCCTGCAGAGGAGACCCTGGCCATCAGCACAGACCAGGGGCAGCTGTAcagtgtcagtctgtctgttctGGACATGCACAAG GAGGAACAACTACATTTtgagttcctgtcccagtccttCCATTCCAGTTCCATCACTGGTTTATCTGTCTGCATTCGTAAACCCCTGGTAGCTACTTGCTCGTTGGACCACTCTGTCCGCGTCTGGAACTATGAGACAAA GGTGCTGGAGCTGTACAAGCAGTTCCAGGAGGAGGCGTACAGCGTGGCTCTGCACCCCACCGGCCTCTTCATGCTGGTGGGCTTCTCAGACAAACTCAGGCTCATCAACATGGTCTTTGACGACTTCCGCACCTTCAAGGAGTTTATGCTGCGCAGctgcagagag TGTGCGTTCAGTCACGGTGGCCACATGTTTGCAGCTGTCAATGGGAATGTGATTCACATCTATTCATTCACCTCCTTCGAAAACATCCTCACTTTGAAAGCTCACAGTGGGAAG ATCCGTGGCCTTGACTGGAGCCTGGATGACAGTCGTCTGGTGTCGTGTGGGATGGATGGAGCAGTGTATGAGTGGAACACACAGACGGGCAAGCGTGAGTCAGAGAGCGTCCTCCAGTCCTGCAGCTACACAGGTGTTGCCTACTCCTCTGAGTGCAAGACCATCCTGGCTGTAGGAAGTGACCTCAGCCTGAAGGAGATCCAGGACTGTCAG GTCCTGAGGGAGGTTGCTGCTGAGGACGTACCTAACACTGTTGTtgcagtgtctccctctggtaGAGTCATCTTCACCGGCACCAGCAGTGGTACCATCAGAGCCATTAAATATCCGTTACCCGTCCAGAGGGAGTGGCTGACGTACCAGGCCCACTGTGGACCTGTCACCAAG ATGGTGGTCACGTTTGACGATCAGTACCTGCTGACGGTGTCTGAAGATGGATGTCTGCTGGTGTGGAGGATCACTGATAAGGACGGCAGGGGGCTGAAAAGCACCAAACAGATTGTCCACATGGAGGAGATCCTTGTTACCAAGTCAGACCTGGAGGAAAAG ACTCAGAACACGCTGGAGCTCAAGATgcacctggaggagctgcagatggaGAACGAGTACCAGCTCCGCCTGAAGGACATGAACTACAACGAGAAGATGAAAGAGACTATGGACAAGTTTAGTCTACAAATAGAAAGCCTAAAAAGTTCACAACAG GCCatgaaggcagagctggaaaagcaggagcaggagcatcAGGAGAAGTTTGCAGAGACGATGGTTGAACACTCCAAAGAACTGCAGGATTTAG AGTTAACCTACAGTCAGAAGCTGATTGTGGAGCACGAACGGTATCTGGACCTTCAGCAGAAATGTCAAGGTATGCAGGAGAACTACAAGAAAGAGCTGCAgtgtgcagcagagagcagaaaccAAGCTttggaggagctgaagcaggaCTATGAGGCAAAGCTGCACGAGAAGACTCAGCTTCTGGCTCAG TGTCAGCAGGACGCGCAGCAGCAAATGCGTGAATTCAAAGCAATGATAAAGCAgatagaggaggatgaggagaggaagctcCATGACATCCAGATCAAGTATGAGAAGAAGCTACACACAGAAAAAGAGGCCAACACCGATCTCAAGGGAGAAACTGGGCTCATGACGCAAAAG GTCTACAGTCTGCAGAGACAGATTgatgacaggtgcacagacatAAACAAGCTCAAGCAGGAGcgtcagaggctgctgggactCGTTCGCTCCCTGGAAAGTGACATTGAGGATCTGAAAAGGCAGATCTCTGGACATGAGAAGACCAACCAGGACAAG GACAGGACCATTGCAGGcttgaagaagaagaatcagGAACTGGAGAAGTTGAGGTTTGTTCTCGATTTCCAGAAGAACGATCTGGAGAAGCAGGTGGAGCCTCAACGAGACGACATCAGTAAAAAGAAGGAGAGGATCCATGTG CTGGAAGAGGAGCTGGTGCAGCTCAACAAGAGCAACACTCAACTGAAGCTCAGCATCACGGAGCTGAAGCTCAAACTCAGAGCCAGAGACAAAGAGATGCAGAAGGAGACGCAGAAG GTGAAAAACCTGGAGACGCATCTTCAACGTTTCAAGTCGGACCTTCATAACTGCATTGGCTTCATCCAGGACCCCAAAAAGCTGAAGGACAGCCTGCAGATGATCTATGCTCACTATGTGACACAAGCTGTGGGG GTGGAGAAGAGCGGTGTGGATGAAGACATTCTGAAGGTGTTCTCTGATCACCGCGATCACCTGGAGAGGACAGTAAATACTCTGAAGATCAGGCTGACTAAATCTGCTGAGGAACACGAAGAAGTCTATGTCAGGATCATGAAG GAAAATGTGAGTCTGATCACAGAAATCAACGACCTGCGGAAGGAGCTGCGTCTGCTCAGGACGCAGCTCAAAGAGTACAAAGCCCAGTTGGCTACAGTCAAGAAGACTCGTCCCAACTCGGAGGAAGGGCCCAAAAAGGAGCTCTAA
- the efcc1 gene encoding EF-hand and coiled-coil domain-containing protein 1 has product MMHATDSSDPYSRPARRTQWIVSTLAYHYGLDRGVENEIIVLATGLDQYLQEIFHHMDYQGGGKISVEDFGVLCDVLGLNKDSEDECAGVLDDLPSELTFRHFHAKLCGYFSTKAGCPYENGRLLVGKDSEHIETQIRLRSPLRRREKPSAAASGAAPSPDGRHASGCRLGSCTRECYEEIVALEEAEDRITKLEDENASLRELIEDMRAALQSSDARCLALQVGLWKSHSKHKPEDGCFVAQHKQAAHNSVSNGSLTCSTYSSLKSLQKIIHEIDALQSSRDRQVEEAMLCNQRLEQELWSSKETVAALEDCNRGLKREQAGMRRKVEEARQALLSGLAKVKDLEARASHVPALQRHVVELESELLYYRSEASKLHRPSSSRAEQQLGAGSRPGQRCCLDSHHDRCSPTGRAVTTPDKMEEQLFRSVEGQAASDEEDDKWTGDQQRQVDEVKRTLTRLSCCGDRCEDRTFKRLMSNYGSWRSEESCSAVLELLDRVTRLHKQLELKERRAEVDMEQMKDSLVMELHQKAEEAELLQMELQMLETERVRLSLVEEKLVDILQLLQQLRDLNVSRRSLGKILLSTLESCNDPQHGKAHILEVLNALFHELAACEILSTGGPLERTHSQQSLNTLLISC; this is encoded by the exons ATGATGCACGCAACAGACTCGAGTGACCCGTACAGCCGGCCGGCGCGCAGGACACAATGGATCGTCAGCACTCTGGCGTATCATTACGGACTGGACCGCGGAGTGGAGAACGAAATCATAGTGCTGGCAACGGGCCTGGACCAGTACCTGCAGGAGATCTTTCATCACATGGACTATCAAGGTGGAGGCAAAATCTCCGTGGAGGACTTCGGCGTGTTGTGTGACGTGTTGGGTCTTAACAAAGACTCGGAGGATGAATGCGCCGGGGTTCTGGACGACCTGCCCAGCGAGCTCACCTTCAGACACTTCCACGCCAAACTGTGCGGCTACTTCAGCACCAAGGCGGGCTGTCCGTACGAGAACGGCCGGCTGCTGGTCGGGAAGGACAGCGAGCACATCGAGACGCAGATCCGCCTCAGGAGCCCTCTGCGGCGGCGAGAGAAGCCGTCCGCGGCCgcgagcggcgccgcgccgTCCCCGGACGGACGCCACGCCTCCGGCTGCAGGCTCGGCTCCTGCACCAGGGAGTGCTACGAGGAGATCGTGGCgctggaggaagcggaggaccgAATAACGAAGCTGGAGGACGAGAACGCGAGCTTGAGGGAGCTGATTGAGGACATGCGAGCTGCGCTCCAGAGCAGCGACGCGCGCTGCTTGGCTCTGCAG GTAGGACTGTGGAAAAGCCACTCCAAGCATAAACCTGAGGACGGCTGCTTCGTGGCCCAACACAAGCAAGCAGCACACAACAGCGTGAGCAATGGAAGCCTGACATGCAGCACCTACAGCAGCCTGAAGAGCCTGCAGAAAATCATCCACGAGATCGATGCACTGCAGAGCTCCAGAGACAGGCAGGTGGAGGAAGCCATGCTGTGCAACCAgagactggagcaggagctgtggAGCTCCAAGGAGACCGTGGCCGCGCTGGAGGACTGCAACCGCGGCCTGAAGAGGGAGCAGGCGGGcatgaggaggaaggtggaggaggccagGCAGGCGCTGCTCAGCGGGCTGGCCAAAGTCAAGGACCTGGAGGCCAGAGCCAGCCACGTGCCGGCGCTGCAGAGACacgtggtggagctggagtcggAGCTGCTGTACTACCG CTCAGAGGCGTCAAAGCTGCATCgcccgagcagcagcagggctgagcagcagctgggtgcTGGCAGCAGGCCGGGCCAGAGGTGCTGCTTAGACTCCCACCATGACCGGTGCTCCCCCACAGGCCGCGCTGTGACCACCCCAGACAAAA tggaggagcagctgtttcGCTCGGTCGAGGGCCAGGCCGCCTCTGACGAAGAAGACGACAAGTGGACGGGAGACCAGCAGAGGCAGGTGGATGAGGTGAAGCGGACCCTGACCCGGCTGTCCTGCTGTGGGGACAG GTGTGAGGACAGGACGTTCAAAAGGCTGATGTCCAACTACGGCAGctggaggagtgaggagagcTGCAGCGccgtgctggagctgctggaccgGGTCACCAGGCTGcacaagcagctggagctgaaggagaggCGGGCGGAGGTGGACATGGAGCAG ATGAAGGATTCTCTGGTCATGGAGCTGCACCAGAAGGCAGAGGAGGCCGAGCTGCTTcagatggagctgcagatgttggAGACAGAGCGGGTTCGCCTGTcgctggtggaggagaaacTCGTGGAcattctccagctcctccagcagctcagagacCTG aaCGTCTCGCGGAGGTCTCTTGGCAAAATCTTGCTCAGCACCTTGGAGTCCTGCAATGACCCACAACACG GAAAAGCCCACATCCTGGAGGTGCTGAACGCTCTCTTCCACGAACTGGCTGCCTGTGAGATCCTGTCCACCGGTGGACCTCTGGAGCGGACACACAGTCAGCAGTCGCTCAACACACTGCTCATCTCCTGCTAA
- the nuf2 gene encoding kinetochore protein Nuf2, which yields MGENTFPVYNADAIVNFYRTEVLTGNEAKHFTKSDLAPVPKPEAVQTLYMRVLHLLYRFRPECHSMVPLMENIQFPEYHEGATTIMSVYMRMRQFLPVCMVYDFSLSDLLAPNKSKTLTILSAIMNFLYFRKQRMTVILEKQARFRADMDRLQSYNRANMEAEKKIEILMTIPPEQQAEVDELAAALTELQTTTRHELQEVETINESIGEWKTKIADKTQKLAQIKLDISSLKEEVGKLKSQIVESPEELKSQMEKMRENVKDIKNSVKETDECVVELQNMVQSMTNTEAEIQHILGLLQDLESSMNNTKQRQEEHQELIIQHEKKQKELKSLCNEEVQLKRAQAMKLDKKSKLKFRSQKKREMKEQHFQDVLGQCNQIHQQRARVDYRIQEISRETQNLNVTIQSLKDVCSKETEQAQALYDAVCASMDNFHRGIELQSIDLKKDIMNMSANF from the exons ATGGGTGAAAATACCTTCCCTGTTTACAACGCAGATGCGATAGTAAACTTTTATCGAACGGAAGTTCTGACTGGCAACGAAGCCAAACATTTCACCAAGAGCGACCTGGCTCCTGTTCCTAAG CCCGAAGCAGTTCAGACATTGTACATGAGAGTTTTGCACCTCCTCTACCGCTTCAGACCTGAATGTCACTCTATG GTTCCACTTATGGAGAACATTCAGTTTCCAGAGTATCATGAGGGGGCAACTACTATCATGAGTGTCTACATGCGCAT GCGTCAGTTTCTGCCCGTGTGTATGGTCTATGATTTCTCCCTGTCGGACCTTCTTGCCCCAA ATAAATCGAAGACTCTGACCATTCTAAGTGCCATCATGAACTTTTTGTACTTCAGGAAGCAGAGGATGACTGTGATCTTGGAGAAGCAGGCCAGATTT AGGGCAGACATGGACAGACTGCAGTCTTATAACAGAGCCAACAtggaagcagagaaaaaaaTTGAGATTTTGAT GACAATCCCACCAGAGCAGCAGGCCGAGGTGGATGAGCTGGCAGCTGCTCTGACTGAACTGCAGACCACCACCAGACATGAATTACAGGAAGTG GAGACGATAAACGAAAGCATTGGAGAGTGGAAGACCAAAATTGCAGACAAGACTCAGAAACTG gcCCAAATAAAGTTGGACATCAGCAGCCTAAAAGAAGAAGTTGGCAAACTTAAGTCCCAGATTGTGGAGTctccagaggagctgaagagccAGATGGAGAAGATGAGAGAAAACGTCAAGGACATTAAGAATTCAGTC AAAGAAACGGACGAAtgtgtggtggagctgcagaacaTGGTGCAGAGCATGACTAACACTGAAGCTGAGATCCAGCACATATTGGGCCTTTTGCAGGACCTGGAGAGCAGCATGAACAACACcaagcagagacaggaggag CACCAGGAGCTGATCATTCAGCatgagaagaagcagaaagagcTGAAGAGCCTGTGTAATGAGGAAGTCCAGCTAAAGCGCGCACAGGCAATGAAGCTGGACAAAAAGTCCAAACTGAAGTTTCGCAgtcagaagaagagagagatgaAGGAGCAGCATTTTCAGGATGTTCTGGG GCAGTGTAACCAGATCCATCAGCAGCGCGCGAGGGTGGACTACAGAATCCAGGAGATCTccagagaaacacaaaacctGAACGTCACGATCCAGAGCCTGAAGGATGTTTGCAGCAAGGAGACAGAACAAGCGCAG GCTCTCTACGACGCTGTGTGTGCTTCCATGGACAACTTCCACAGGGGGATCGAGCTGCAATCCATAGACCTTAAAAAAGACATCATGAACATGTCTGCAAACTTTTAA